The Carassius gibelio isolate Cgi1373 ecotype wild population from Czech Republic chromosome B12, carGib1.2-hapl.c, whole genome shotgun sequence genome has a segment encoding these proteins:
- the LOC127969426 gene encoding probable JmjC domain-containing histone demethylation protein 2C isoform X4: MQGPYSLNGYRVRVYRQDSATQWFTGIITHHDLFSRTMVVMNDQVLEPQNVDPSMVQMTFLDDVVHSLLKGENIGITSRRRSRSSQNSNTAHQTTGGRPSGSTGITQGHYTRAQANSPRPVMNSSGSTPKQASQAQQQQSQHAQQQLSQQHQQQQSSPGQQRGSRSSRRKGSDSSVPDEEKIKDEKSDSGGKDSSKNKSKQTNKRRKADEEDKKGGLKRLKTETSDLSESSDSENSNKRSIDSSSEPSSENELKCKSTSKVPEEEKSQGSKPVDELSVINRLSPWDEMQDKKSSKPVAVEVAQLAESERSEERRSPLPPPASCTQNQSSGLTEVQSCIVEMKSTVKNLPKDHYGAGTPQTHMPKCVIDITEDANTQSSSRENSEAVSALLASQKCDAYVPESRHLVLNASHSECRMPDGEQQQNARSVGSKIELTPSEVIRPVTSVSESAALGERGKLQQQYTSMVIKNALLTEDIKKTNKLSPSPDLPKPKSNSSPDILKPKCNPSPAKTHSVQESSKPKPNTSPEVSKHKPRHPENPPTTTHLPLKPEPDIPRSSFKPVPARGGPSESRKSPLVDKNEPFMVYRDPALVRPESNSNHMSYLHPHLHPLHGSSHATCLTPNSHHPSHLLHSSPMSHSVHHPHLLPSVLPTIPSASLLGSHTRLDSPGLGHLALAHHHSHQQQQFLQQQPPPPLLAQTHGGASYNQLGLYPIIWQYPNGTHSYPTGYKWVHPENAVNSDPSLRRNTSSPWLRQSTPVTSADSMGILSHVPGRPASADPHRPIKISSHSSPPLSKTPGELHKEDQEKNVFGDPMRSMANAHLKQEPDRSRTPTNKELHRFYMESSHSKQQLPPRMPQGGPDRTSKYKEENRRILRESIEMAPFTAKICAGETERESYPRISSQPKSHEKEVEHSVADLYKYKHSVSQSLPQTNYFTTLSNSVVNEPPRLFQSKDLNPYFDKAPAASSLGSLGSYNSSHTKSLSKPPPLIKHQPEGEGLVGKITEQLSQQAPIHSFSTSVVTVSERCSPAISPSSQPKGMPALRRAPVFHPPTQQALDRKEGVYGRLSPPTLTPIQPVSSAGKVSEQQKPPTLLPELRDEKSGAELGSANSCHSGREAKSHENVAWYSENSQGKPQAAMASVIVRPSTCIKYDGLPGPKMVPKEQLGSRLFTGRTQADCLKVAESRESGRVILPNTNLENPSEQYYKNLVRASQGVIPSSVAVVANSLCNNRTNEAIAAANSTFSMQIHNGADLSFSISGASGSSRLESSASKSHPPTVVESQEGGLRTTSPSAHPQASSAGPTQAYSRNFVHLKKAKAALAAAQSRGSSSASESESGSIRSSQDSPTIPQDSSTHSNPASKASPVPNGQPALVCQSNYHKLKKAWLTRHSEEDKNTNKSEKGGNAISELIKPCSVNLIAPASSDVDLGKESKGQEDKLSQEDRKTRRTPKRPYESGSESGDDSDSSESKLEQRTKRQPKPTYKKKQNDMQKRKGDNEKEEDELKPNGIFRSAKEKTKLKLASTNGIPRSVLKDWRKVKKLKQTGESFLQDDSCSEIGANLQKCRECRSIRTKKGEESAHSPVFCRFYHFRRLTYSKNGVIRIDGFSAPDQYDEEALGLWAPEVYEENNLDLETSKYILSYIGDKFCQLVMTENTASTWIKKDAKIAWKRAVRGVRESCDACEATLFNIHWVCQKCGFVVCLDCYKAKERKSSKDKELYAWLKCVKGQPHDHKHLMPTQIIPGTVLTDLVNAMHMLREKYSIKSHCSCAWKQNTLYNKLPSTNGVSQVLQNVLNHSNKISLCKPEGGQQNSSLKVEANGGSSPASDTSTESKFTPPESQSPLHFLADLAEQKSREEKKENKESVVGKIKEEKDQSEALESLHSKASSLEQGSTLRDLLTTTAGKLRLGSTDAGIAFAPVYSTASQIVKSGRSMPNILDDIIASVVENKIPAGRGTKLNLKHEPLEEPKAERKKAVEEPPKLYAEIPHCWLYERRLLWLKDHRNNNNWKLFRECWRQGQPVLVSGVHRKLNASLWRAESFNQEFADHQGDLLNCKDGVVSNSGVKEFWDGFEDLTKRPKSKDGETVVYRLKDWPSGEEFMALMPSRYDDLMKNLPMPEYSDPEGNLNLASHLPSFFVRPDLGPRLCCAYGVAASQEQDFGTANLHMEVSDIISVLVYVGVAKGNGVLSKTGVLKRLEEEDLDDSVKKRLKDSSETPGALWHIYTSKDGEKIKEFLHKVAKEQGVEIPLDHDPIREPGWYLSRKLRQRLMEEYTIQGWTVVQFLGDSVLIPAGALHQVQNLHSCVQVINDFVSPEHVVHSFHLTQELRSSKEEINYEDKLQVKNIFYHCVKNAVGTLKRSCAEEEEAANS; this comes from the exons gGTCATTACACACGTGCCCAGGCCAATAGCCCCAGACCAGTGATGAATTCCTCTGGCTCCACCCCCAAACAGGCCTCTCAGGCTCAGCAGCAACAATCCCAGCATGCTCAGCAGCAGCTGTCTCAGcaacaccagcagcagcagtCCTCACCAGGTCAACAACGTGGCTCACGATCTTCACGTCGGAAAGGCTCCGACAGTAGTGTTCCAGATGAGGAGAAGATCAAAGATGAAAAATCAGACAGTGGAGGAAAAG ATTCTTCTAAAAACAAAAGCAAGCAGACAAACAAGAGGAGGAAAGCAGATGAAGAGGACAAGAAGGGTGGCCTCAAGCGGCTCAAAACAGAGACTTCTGACCTTTCTGAGAGCAGTGACTCTGAGAACTCTAATAAGCGGAGCATAGACTCTTCATCGGAGCCCAGTTCAGAGAATGAGCTCAAATGCAAGAGCACTTCAAAAGTTCCGGAAGAGGAGAAGTCCCAGGGATCCAAGCCTGTGGATGAGTTGAGTGTAATCAACAGGCTATCTCCCTGGGATGAGATGCAGGATAAAAAAAGCAGCAAGCCAGTGGCCGTGGAGGTGGCTCAGCTGGCAGAGAGCGAGAGGTCAGAAGAAAGGAGATCTCCTCTGCCTCCTCCGGCCTCCTGTACACAAAACCAATCCTCTGGACTGACAGAGGTCCAAAGCTGTATTGTCGAGATGAAAAGCACTGTGAAAAACCTTCCCAAGGACCATTATGGCGCAGGAACACCTCAGACGCACATGCCCAAGTGTGTGATTGATATCACAGAGGATGCCAACACGCAGTCTAGTTCTAGAGAGAACTCTGAGGCCGTATCAGCCCTGCTGGCATCACAGAAGTGTGATGCTTATGTCCCTGAATCCAGACATTTGGTGCTAAACGCTTCCCACTCAGAGTGCAGGATGCCGGATGGCGAGCAGCAGCAGAATGCTCGCAGCGTAGGCAGTAAAATCGAATTAACGCCCTCTGAGGTCATAAGGCCGGTGACATCAGTGAGTGAGTCAGCGGCCCTGGGCGAAAGAGGGAAGCTCCAGCAGCAGTACACATCTATGGTTATTAAAAATGCCCTGTTAACTGAGGACATCAAGAAAACCAATAAACTTAGTCCTTCCCCTGACCTGCCCAAACCTAAGTCCAACTCATCCCCTGACATTCTTAAGCCCAAGTGCAATCCTTCACCTGCAAAAACCCACAGCGTTCAAGAATCCTCCAAGCCCAAACCAAATACATCCCCTGAGGTGTCCAAACATAAACCGCGTCACCCTGAAAACCCACCTACAACAACCCACTTGCCACTCAAACCCGAGCCAGACATACCCCGCTCTAGTTTTAAGCCTGTACCAGCCCGAGGGGGGCCGTCAGAATCAAGGAAAAGCCCACTTGTCGACAAAAATGAGCCTTTTATGGTGTACCGAGATCCTGCGTTGGTGCGTCCTGAATCAAATAGCAACCACATGAGTTACCTGCACCCACACCTGCATCCACTACATGGTTCTTCTCATGCCACGTGTCTCACGCCCAACTCGCACCACCCATCCCACCTCCTCCATTCTTCCCCCATGAGCCACTCTGTGCACCACCCACACCTTCTGCCCTCCGTACTGCCCACAATTCCATCAGCCTCTCTTCTGGGCAGCCATACACGGCTGGACTCCCCTGGACTTGGGCACTTGGCTCTGGCCCACCACCATTCCCACCAGCAGCAGCAGTTCCTCCAGCAGCAGCCACCCCCACCCCTGTTGGCCCAAACGCATGGAGGTGCCTCATATAACCAGCTCGGCCTCTATCCAATCATCTGGCAATACCCAAATGGTACCCACTCCTATCCAACTGGATACAAGTGGGTACATCCTGAAAATGCTGTCAATTCAGACCCCAGCCTACGGAGG AACACTTCCAGCCCCTGGCTGCGCCAGTCTACCCCTGTAACCTCAGCAGACAGCATGGGGATTTTGAGCCATGTGCCAGGCAGACCAGCCAGTGCAGACCCTCATCGACCCATCAAGATCAGCTCACACTCCAGCCCGCCGCTCTCTAAAACCCCTGGAGAGCTCCACAAAGA AGATCAGGAGAAGAATGTGTTTGGGGACCCTATGCGTAGCATGGCTAATGCTCACCTTAAGCAAGAGCCAGACCGCAGCCGGACGCCTACCAACAAGGAGCTGCACCGTTTCTACATGGAGTCCTCCCACAGCAAGCAGCAACTACCACCACGCATGCCTCAGGGGGGGCCAGACCGTACCAGCAAATATAAGGAAGAAAACCGCCGCATTCTTAGAGAGAGCATTGAAATGGCCCCCTTCACTGCCAAGATCTGTGCTGGAGAGACCGAGCGTGAATCCTACCCCCGAATTTCATCCCAGCCCAAAAGCCATGAGAAAGAAGTAGAGCACTCTGTGGCTGATCTGTACAAGTACAAACACTCTGTATCTCAGTCCCTCCCTCAAACCAACTACTTCACCACTCTATCTAATAGTGTTGTAAATGAGCCACCACGACTTTTCCAATCCAAAGATCTCAATCCGTACTTTGACAAAGCACCCGCAGCCTCTAGCCTGGGCTCCTTGGGCTCGTACAACTCTAGTCACACCAAGTCTTTGTCGAAGCCTCCCCCTCTCATTAAGCACCAGCCAGAGGGAGAGGGACTGGTGGGCAAGATCACCGAACAACTCAGTCAACAAGCACCCATACACTCATTCAGTACCTCAGTGGTGACGGTCAGTGAACGCTGCAGCCCGGCTATCTCTCCCTCCAGTCAGCCAAAAGGCATGCCAGCCTTGCGTAGAGCGCCGGTCTTTCATCCGCCCACCCAGCAGGCGCTTGACCGCAAGGAGGGGGTCTATGGTCGCCTTTCCCCACCTACACTTACCCCCATACAGCCCGTCAGCTCAGCGGGGAAGGTGTCAGAACAGCAGAAGCCGCCCACCCTGCTCCCAGAGCTCAGGGATGAGAAAAGTGGAGCCGAGCTGGGCTCGGCCAATTCCTGCCATTCTGGCAGGGAAGCAAAGAGCCACGAGAACGTGGCCTGGTATTCAGAGAATAGCCAAGGGAAGCCACAGGCAGCCATGGCATCTGTTATTGTCCGCCCTTCTACTTGCATAAAATATGATGGCTTGCCAGGTCCCAAGATGGTCCCCAAAGAGCAACTCGGTAGCAGATTGTTCACTGGCCGCACTCAAGCAGACTGCCTGAAAGTGGCCGAGAGTAGGGAATCTGGGAGAGTCATCCTACCAAACACGAATTTGGAGAATCCCAGTGAACAGTACTACAAAAACCTGGTTAGAGCGTCACAGGGTGTCATTCCCAGCTCAGTGGCAGTTGTTGCCAATTCTTTGTGCAACAATAGGACTAATGAAGCCATTGCTGCTGCCAACAGCACGTTTAGCATGCAGATCCACAATGGAGCAGATCTGTCATTCTCCATCTCTGGCGCTAGTGGTAGTAGCAGACTGGAAAGCTCTGCTTCCAAAAGCCACCCTCCCACTGTTGTTGAGTCACAGGAGGGAGGCTTGAGAACCACCTCCCCTAGTGCACACCCTCAGGCCAGCTCTGCTGGCCCCACACAGGCCTACTCAAGGAACTTTGTTCACCTGAAGAAGGCCAAAGCAGCTCTGGCTGCGGCTCAGTCTCGTGGCTCCAGTAGCGCTTCAGAGAGTGAAAGCGGTAGCATCAGATCCTCTCAGGACTCGCCCACCATCCCCCAGGATAGTTCCACGCACAGCAATCCGGCCAGCAAAGCTAGCCCGGTGCCCAATGGACAGCCAGCGCTGGTGTGCCAGTCAAACTATCACAAGCTCAAGAAAGCCTGGCTCACGCGACACTCGGAGGaggacaaaaacacaaacaaatctgAAAAAGGTGGGAATGCCATTTCTGAGCTAATTAAACCGTGCTCCGTCAACTTGATTGCCCCTGCATCTAGTGATGTGGATCTGGGCAAGGAAAGCAAAGGACAAGAGGACAAGCTGTCCCAGGAGGACAGAAAGACACGCCGTACCCCCAAGCGCCCATATGAATCGGGCTCGGAGAGCGGCGATGACTCAGACTCTAGTGAGAGCAAGCTTGAACAAAGGACTAAAAGGCAACCCAAGCCCACTTACAAAAAGAAGCAGAACGACATGCAGAAAAGGAAAGGAGACAATGAGAAAGAGGAGGACGAGTTAAAGCCAAATGGTATTTTCCGGAGTGCTAAGGAAAAAACTAAACTCAAGCTGGCCAGTACCA ATGGCATTCCCCGGTCAGTACTGAAGGACTGGAGGAAGGTAAAGAAGCTAAAGCAGACGGGTGAGTCCTTCCTGCAAGACGACTCGTGCTCTGAAATCGGGGCCAATTTACAGAAGTGCAGGGAGTGCCGCTCAATCCGCACCAAGAAAGGAGAGGAGTCTGCCCATTCACCTGTCTTCTGCCGCTTCTACCACTTCCGCCG CCTCACATACAGTAAGAATGGAGTGATCCGGATTGATGGTTTCTCTGCTCCTGATCAATATGATGAAGAGGCGCTCGGTCTCTGGGCCCCAGAGGTTTATGAAGAAAACAACCTGGACCTGGAGACTTCCAAATACATCCTCAGCTACATTGGAGACAAATTCTGTCAACTTGTTATGACTGAGAATACAGCAAGTACTTGGATAAAGAAAGATG CCAAGATAGCTTGGAAGAGAGCAGTGCGCGGAGTGAGAGAGAGCTGCGACGCATGTGAAGCCACATTGTTTAACATTCACTGGGTCTGCCAAAAATGTGGATTTGTGGTGTGTTTGGACTGTTACAAGGCCAAGGAGAGGAAGAGCTCCAAAG ATAAAGAGCTGTACGCCTGGTTGAAGTGTGTCAAGGGACAGCCTCATGATCACAAGCACCTGATGCCAACACAGATCATTCCAGGAACTG tTCTAACGGACTTGGTGAATGCTATGCACATGCTCAGGGAGAAGTACAGCATTAAATCACACTGCTCCTGTGCTTGGAAGCAGAACACCCTCTACAACAAGCTGCCGTCCACCAATGGCGTCTCCCAG GTGTTACAAAACGTGCTAAATCACAGCAACAAGATCTCTCTGTGTAAGCCTGAGGGAGGCCAGCAGAACTCCTCTCTGAAGGTAGAGGCCAACGGAGGGAGCAGTCCCGCCAGTGACACCAGCACCGAAAGCAAGTTCACCCCACCTGAGTCCCAATCGCCTCTGCACTTCCTGGCCGATCTGGCCGAGCAGAAATCCCGGGAGGAAAAGAAGG AAAATAAGGAGTCAGTTGTTGGAAAGATAAAGGAGGAGAAGGATCAGTCAGAAGCTTTGGAGTCTCTGCACAGTAAAGCATCTTCCCTGGAGCAGGGATCAACCCTTCGAGACCTCCTCACCACCACCGCAGGCAAGCTGCGCCTGGGCTCCACTGATGCGGGCATCGCATTCGCTCCAGTGTACTCCACTGCCTCACAG ATTGTCAAGAGTGGCCGCAGCATGCCCAACATCCTGGATGACATCATCGCCTCTGTGGTGGAAAACAAGATCCCGGCAGGCCGTGGCACCAAGCTGAACCTGAAGCATGAGCCTCTGGAGGAGCCCAAAGCTGAGAGAAAGAAAGCAGTGGAAGAACCGCCCAAACTATATGCTGAGATCCCGCACTGCTGGCTGTACGAGCGCCGGCTGCTCTGGCTCAAAGACCAccgcaacaacaacaactggaAACTCTTCAGGGAGTGCTGGAGACAAGGACAG CCGGTGCTGGTCTCTGGGGTGCACAGGAAGCTCAACGCCAGCTTGTGGAGGGCAGAATCCTTCAACCAAGAGTTTGCTGACCACCAGGGAGACCTCTTGAACTGCAAGGATGGAGTCGTGTCCAACTCAGGCGTCAAAGAATTCTGGGACGGCTTTGAAGATCTCACGA AGCGGCCCAAGTCTAAAGATGGAGAAACCGTGGTGTATCGACTGAAAGACTGGCCTTCAGGGGAAGAGTTTATGGCTTTGATGCCCTCCAG GTATGATGACCTCATGAAAAACCTCCCAATGCCTGAGTATTCAGACCCCGAGGGGAACCTCAACCTGGCATCCCATCTGCCCTCCTTCTTTGTGCGGCCAGACCTGGGCCCGCGCCTCTGCTGCGCTTACG GTGTGGCGGCATCTCAGGAGCAGGACTTTGGCACCGCTAACCTGCACATGGAGGTGTCGGACATCATCAGCGTGTTGGTTTATGTAGGAGTGGCCAAAGGGAATGGTGTCCTCTCCAAAACGG GAGTGCTAAAGAGGCTGGAGGAGGAAGATCTGGATGACAGCGTGAAGAAAAGATTAAAGGACTCCAGCGAGACTCCCGGAGCCTTGTGGCACATCTACACGAGCAAAGATGGCGAGAAGATTAAAGAGTTCCTGCACAAg GTGGCTAAAGAGCAGGGCGTGGAGATCCCATTGGATCACGACCCCATCCGTGAGCCAGGCTGGTACTTGAGCCGTAAGCTGCGTCAGCGGCTGATGGAAGAATACACCATCCAGGGCTGGACTGTGGTGCAGTTTCTGGGAGATTCAGTCCTGATCCCTGCTGGAGCTCTGCACCAG GTGCAGAACCTGCACAGCTGCGTCCAGGTGATCAATGACTTCGTCTCTCCGGAGCACGTGGTGCATTCGTTCCACTTGACCCAGGAACTCAGATCCTCCAAAGAGGAAATCAACTATGAAGATAAGCTACAG GTCAAGAACATCTTTTACCACTGCGTGAAGAATGCCGTGGGAACATTAAAGAGGAGCTGTGCAGAGGAAGAGGAGGCGGCGAACTCATGA
- the LOC127969428 gene encoding nuclear receptor-binding factor 2-like, translating to MEVLDSPLNLAHQQCRKADRLLAAGKFEDAISCHRKAAELLKEAMKLTKCEQVRLSLELQRDSHIKQQRLIEEQCKRAKREDKPRTLQHVPVSDQMPRRHLQPAGATTDVSQPSEREYDTWLYLLKNKGTVPEPCAGSKAQKDDKTRLEEQQTTIDDLRNLVDRLVSENEQLKRENEQLRAENARLKKEPYADADFVERSELWVLPQTAEERKAKDIPIPQLPPLEMPTQEISLEDLPGLELPEDIQQELQELLDGEKL from the exons ATGGAGGTGCTGGACAGTCCTCTCAATCTC GCCCATCAACAGTGCAGGAAAGCAGACCGCTTGCTGGCTGCAGGGAAATTTGAAGATGCCATCTCCTGCCACAGAAAAGCTGCAG AACTTCTCAAGGAGGCCATGAAGCTCACCAAGTGTGAACAG GTTCGCTTGTCTCTTGAGCTTCAGAGGGACAGTCACATCAAGCAGCAGAGGCTGATCGAGGAGCAATGCAAGCGAGCAAAGCGAGAGGACAAGCCCAGAACGCTCCAGCACGTTCCCGTCTCAGACCAGATGCCACGCCGCCACCTACAGCCGGCTGGAGCCACCACAGATGTCTCCCAACCCTCCGAACGAGAGTACGACACCTGGCTGTATCTTCTGAAGAACAAAGGCACTGTCCCAGAGCCCTGTGCCGGCAGTAAAGCCCAGAAAGACGACAAGACCCGTTTAGAAGAGCAGCAGACCACCATCGATGACCTGCGCAACCTGGTGGACCGACTGGTGTCTGAAAACGAGCAGCTGAAACGGGAGAACGAGCAGCTGCGGGCGGAGAACGCCCGGCTGAAGAAGGAACCCTACGCCGATGCCGACTTCGTGGAGCGGTCGGAGCTATGGGTGCTTCCGCAGACAGCCGAGGAGCGCAAGGCCAAGGACATTCCCATCCCACAGCTCCCTCCGCTGGAGATGCCCACTCAGGAGATCTCTCTGGAAGACCTGCCCGGCCTGGAGCTTCCTGAGGACATCCAGCAGGAACTGCAGGAGCTGCTGGACGGGGAGAAGCTGTGA